Sequence from the Undibacterium piscinae genome:
GGCGAAGGAGCCAGGCTACCAAGGATATGCGGCGCGCTCTGCATAGGCGCCGGCGTGTTTGCGCTGGGGAATTTTTAGGCATTGCCGGGTGGGTGCAAGCTGTGCACACTAGGCTTGCTGAATTTTCGTAAAGCGGTATCCATTACGCCCGCTCTGCCAGGCTGCGATCTAAGGTCGGGCTTAAGGTCGGGCTACCTTGCATCAGCGTGTTTGGCTCAAGGACGTTCACCCATAAAAATCACGCGCGGGCAGGCGGTTTTTTGCGGCGTCTTCGGGCACCAGAACGACACCGTGATAGCCCAGCGCTTGCAGGAAATTTCTATCAGGTCGGGCTTGTCGCCCATCCCCATATTGCAGGTCGATTGCAAGGCTGCGTCTAGCGATTTGCCCTGGAAATAGCCGTAGCCGCTGATTTTTTGGATGGCGTCGTAGGCTAGTTTCGGCTCTAGCGTGCCGGGGCGTATCGCCAGTTCACGCGCTGGTAGCTTGACCAGGGTTTCCAGTTCTGCCTGTCCGCAACTCCACAGCTTGCCGCTACGGGCGCACTGTGCCACGTAGTATAGCGGCTGATCCCTGAGGCTGGCGTGCGGGCGGCATTTGACGTCGGCATAATTGGCCTTGCCGCCCTTGGCCTCGAACGAGCGCGCATCGATCTCTGCTACCGCCACGCCATATGCTTGTCCGCGCGCATCGAAAGCCTCTCTGCTATGAAGCAGATTTTTTAATGCTGACCGCCACGCCATATGCCACTCAAACTCAGCCAGTCCGCTCAGATGCACGCGGATCGCACTTGCGCCAGCAGTCCCATAAATCGCTTGTGCGAGGTGGCTGCTTGAGTCTACATTGCCACTTCAAACCGATAAGATTGAAAAATGCTTAGTTTCCGTACTTTCTGGACGCCTCTGTTGCGCTTGCTTATCTGCGGGTCTGTCGTGCATTACTATCGCTGCAATCAGCACTCAGGCCAGGCATTTGCGGGTTGGTTATTTTGATCTGCCGCCGCATGCTACGCCGGATGCGGCAGGCAAGGCATCGGGTGCCGCAGCGATATGTTCCGGCCAAGTGGCGCAGCGCATGGGGGCACCAACAGTCAATTCCAGCAACTTGCTATGCCGCGTCTGCTGAAAATGCTCGATGCTGGTGAACTCGATTTACCCATTTTGCTGCTCGTCAAAAACCCTGAGCGCGAAGCCAAGTATTTTTTCCCAGCCCAATCGCTGTACCAAGCACGCGCCGGTTTGGCTGTTGCTGCGAGCTCTAAGGTGACCGTGCTGCCATCCGCCGATGCACTCCAGGGCATGCGAATTGGTATTTTTCTAGGGCAGTATCTATCGCCCAGCATGCGCCAAGCTGGCCTCAACCTGGAGCTCGTTGGCGGTGGTCAAGATATGTTTGTGCGCAATTTTAAAAAATTGATGCTAGGCCGTCTGGACGCGGTCTATGCACCAGATACCTTCGTGTTGCGCTACGAAGCCAAAGTCTCAGGCGTGGCGGCCGCGATTCGGATTGTGGAGCTACCCGAGCCTGCCACCCCCGGTTACACCGTTTTCAATAAAAAAGATGCGGCAAACTTAGGAGCCCGCTACGAAAAAGCCCTAGAGGCCGTGATCAAAGAGCGCGGCGATTATGTAAGTGCCTTCCTGCGATTCTAGGCAAATATTTACTCAGCCTGCCTAGCCTGGATGAACGCTTAAGCCGGACTTATTGCGCTGGCTTGCTTTGCGAGCGTCAACTCCATAGCTCTATGTCCGCCTTTGATTCAGCGAGCCCGCCTGATTGTATGTGCATAGCCTGTCACTAGCAGCGCCAGCGTGATCAGGGCATGCTGCGTGATCGATGCGCTATCGGCGGCACCGTTAAAGCCCAGCAGGTCTATCCAGGCGACGTCGTTCGCATTGATCGCCACATATAACCAAAACAAAGAGAGTGCCAGAAAGCTGCGCGCGCTGCCGGTGCAGCGCCCCAGCAAAGTGGCGGCAGCGGCCAGGCTGCAGATACCGACCAGCAAGGCCAGCAGGCTGGTCGGCTGGCTGGCGAACAAGGGCAGGCCAATTGGCAGCAATAACAGCCAGCCGAGTAGGATCGGTGTCGCCAGATGGCGCAGATAGCGGCTAGTCGCGCCGCCGCGGGTGGCGTGTACCAGGTGCTCGGTATCGGCCTGATAATCGCGGCTGGCGATATCTGCAATCCACAATAACCATACCAAAGTAGCGACCAGCATGAGGCCAGACAAACTGGCGGCGGGTGCAGCCAGCGCCAGCAGCGGCATCAACAGTAAGGCTAGGATAGCCGCTGGCGCACTGGCCAGACTTAGGGCCAACTCCGCAATCAGTTGGCCGCCCAAGCCTGGCACGCGCGTGGCCAGCGCAAACACCGGCCGCGCCAGTGCCGCCAGCGGGCGCAAGGCCTGATTGAGCCACTGCAAAGGGCTACGGCGGCTGTTGCTGAGGCTAGGCTTGAGCTTATCGCCTGAATAGCGGTGAAACAGCAGCAGCGCCGGTACTAGCGGCGTCAGTGCCACCGCACCGCAAGCGAGCCGGTAATAAATCGGCAGTGACCACCACAGCGCGTCGGGTAACAGCAGCGGTGTCATGGCGGGATTAAACGGGCCGCCGCCTAAGGCAATCGCGGTGGTTCCAAAATGATGCAGCAAGATCAGCATGATGCTGCTCATGCCGAAAAAATCGAACAGCATAATGGCTGATCCATCGGTGCTAATGGCGCGGCCCGCCTCGCCTTGCGCCACCAAGACCACGCACCAGACGATGAAATACAACAGATCACCGAACTTACCCATCAAAGGCACAAAGCTATCGAACAAGAGCGCGCAACTACTACAAAAAAAGATCAGCGGCAGCAGCATCAGGGCATAGCTTTGCAGATACAGCAGCGGCTGTATAGCGCCGACACCAATTAGCGCTTGCTTGAGCATGATGGTCAGCATCACTACGCTGCCTATCAGACTCAGGTAGGCGACATTGCCTAGCCAGCGTCCCAGTAAAAACCAGGCGCTGCTGACTGGCGTGCTGGCGATCACGCTGGCGAGGCCCTGGCGCAGATCTTCGCGCACCCGGCCGCGCACCAGATAAAAGCCAACAAAGCCTAATAGCATGGCGCTTAAGGTGGCGCTGCCCAGCGCCAGTGCGGCACTATTGTAAGCAGTGCGGGTGCCATTGACCACCATCATTGCGGCCCCGGTTTTAGGGTCAAGTATCATGGCCCAGGTACCAGCCGCTACCAATAGCAACACCAGCACGGTGCTGAGGCGACGCAGCCGCAGCCTTAGTTCTAGTTGCACCAGGCTAAGCAGAAGATGTAAATGCAAATGTAGATGCAGCTTCATGCGGCTTGCTCCAGGCTGGCGTAGCGTTGCGCCATCAAGGCTTCTTCCAGACTAGGTTCGGCCAGCGCGGCGTCTGCGCAGGGGCTGTGCGGATGGGCGATACGTAGATTCACGCTGCTACCGCTACGCTGTGCCTGCAACACATTGACCCTGGCAGAGAGCGCCTCAAAATCGCTGTGGGCGACCTGTGCCGACCAGATCTGGCCGCGCGCTTGTTGCAGGAAGACGTCCGGGCTTTGATGGGCGATCAATTTGCCCTGACGCATAATCGCCAACTCGCTGGCGATACTCGCCACATCAGAGACGATATGGGTGGACATGATCACCAGTTTTTTAAACCCCAGCTCGGCCAGTAAATTGCGAAACCGTAAGCGCTCTTCCGGATCGAGACCGGCGGTGGGTTCATCGACGATCAGAATATCGGGATCATTGATCAACGCTTGCGCGATGCCTAAGCGACGCCGCATACCGCCAGAAAAAGTAGATGCCGGTTTATGCGCGTGTTCATGCAGGTTCAGCATTTCTAGCAACTGCAACAGGCGCGCCGGATTGCGCACCCCTTTGAGCGCTGCAAAATACTGCAAAAATTCGAGCGCGCTGAGATTAGCGTACACGCCAAAATCCTGCGGCAAATAACCCAGGCGTTGGCGTATCGCATTCGGGTTTTTGACGATGTCGACGCCCTGAAACAAGATCTGCCCGCTGCTGGGGCGCGTGAGCGTCGCGATCATCTGCATCAGGCTGGTTTTACCGGCACCATTGTGGCCGATCAGACCCACCACGCCCTGCGTCAGCGACAAGCTCACATGGTCAACCGCTGGCGCATTTTTTCCATAGGTTTTTACTACTTGGCGTATTTCCAGCATGATGCGCTTCCTCGCAGAGTCTGTAATCAGGCTAGCACTGTACTGCGCCAAGTGAGGGCAAGCCAGCACCACCCGACAGGCTGCCTAAAGCTTGGGCCAGAGCGAAAAATAGGCGGTTTAAAGCGCAAATCGCGGTTTAAGAAAATGAGGACTTAGGCAAAATTGCTGCGGCTAGGCGCTTGCAACGACGCTGGGGCGGTATTGCCTAAGTCCTAAAAATATATTTTTCCAAGCGCGTATCCAAACTGCAGATACTCGCCTCTTAGTTGGTGAGGGATGTCCTCATCACCTGGAACTGGAAAACATCATGTTATATGCAAAAAATTTACCCGCGTGGGAACGTCTGGCACGTATCATTGCTTCAGCCTTGGCAGTGGCAGCGAGTTTTTATTTTTTTAGTGGCAACACCGCGCTGTTGCTAGCCGCTTCGGCAGTTGGCTTCGCTCTCACTGGCCTGGTCGGCTTTTGCCCTATGTGCGCCATGGCCGGACGCCGCATCACTAAAGACCAATAAGTCTAAGAAAAATAAGCACAACCGGGCGCATCATCTGCCCCCGGTAGTGCTAGCAAAATCAGCAGCAAAATTGCTTACAAAATGCGGGTAAAACAGCATGAAATTATCAGAACAAAATCTCGGCTTACTCACTGCCGCCAAGATCGGTGACCCCAGCGCGCTCAATCATGTGCTGATCTTATGCCAGCCCGATATACGCCGCTATGCACAACGCCATTGCGCCATCAGCGATGTCGACGATGCGGTACAAGAAAGCCTGCTGATACTCTCGCGCAAAATCGGCACGGTACAAGCGCTGGCGGCATTTTCTGGCTGGCTGTTTAAAGTAGTGGCACGCGAATGCCGCCGGCTCGGTCGTAAAATGCTGCGCTACGATCCCTACGAAGAAGAAAAACTAGAAAGCTGGCTAAACACACGCAGCACCGATCAATTGCGACTAGAACTGATACAGGCACTAGAATCGCTGCCGCAAGACTATCGAGAGATCATCTTACTGAGAGATTTTGAAGAACTCACCATAGGCGAAATCGCCCAGCATTTAGGACTAACCCCAGGCGCCAGCAAAAGCCGCCTACACCGCGCCCGCCTGCTAGCTCGCGAGTATTTGCTGGGTAGCCAATAAGCAGCTTGCGCCAAGCCTAGCTTACGGCAAGCCCACATTTAAAAACGATCACGCAATCTGGCTGCGCCTGCTGGCAGCATTTCGGCCTGTAGGGCGCGTGGGATATGCGGGATGGGTTTTCGATTTGAGAAATCGTTTGCGTGCGCTTGCACGATTGCATGTCAAATTGCTAGTAATTTAATAAACGTTTCGCTTACAATTCCATTCCTAAGCGCCCTATTGGCGCTAAAGTCGAACAAACTTTATCCGCCGCAAGCTGCTCGCGGATCTTATTTTTTTGCGTTCCGGTGCGGCGGGTCTACGCTATTAAACAGTATTATCAATGAGCACTGATGACACCGCAGCGCAGCAAAACGCTGCCGAATTCGCATGGCAGAACGATGATGTCTTTGGCCGCATTGCGGCTCGCTACGACCAGCTATGCGATGTATTTAGCTTTGGTATTCACAGACTCTGGAAACGGCGCGTCGCACGGCGTATAGCAAATGAAGAGTGGCGTACGCTACTCGATGGCGCGACCGGAACCGGCGACATCATTCTTCGCGTACTAGCCGATGCTTCAACTCAAGGACGCACAGTCATCGCATCAGACGTGAGCACAAAGATGCTCGCAATCGCAGAACAACGCCTACGCTCCTTCCAAGATACGCTGAGCCTCAGACTGCTTGATGCCGAGAACATGCCGTCCATACCGACAGATAGTATCGACGCATACTCTATTTCACTCGGCCTGAAAATCTGCAACCGCCACCTAGCAATCCAGGAAGCGCTGCGAGTTCTCACGCCAGGAGGCAGACTCATCGTCTTAGAAGCATCCAATATTCGCTGGAAGTTACTACATCGCGCCTATCTGACATACATGGCCGTCTGCATGCCAGCGCTCGGCTGGCTGGCAAGCGGTGGTGACGCGTCTGCGTACAGCTACTTATTACAAGGTGTTCGCGACTTCCCATCCGCCGAGCAGTTTGCTCAAGAGTTGCTAAACCATGGCTTCGAGGAGGTCGAATTCGAGCGACTATCACTTGGTATCGTCGCGATACACAGCGCGCGCAAACCACGCAAGAGGCCTTAACAAAGCGCGGTCGGCTGGGTTAAAGCTTCATCAACCCAGCAAGAACATGGTCACAATGAACAGCGGCAAATTGAAATTGTCGGCTAGATGTGGATAGGGATACTGGGCTGACCAGCTAGTGATTTATCAAGAGGAGAAATGCGTATGACACCGACAGAATTGATGAGAGAGTGGGTCGCCAGGTTCAATGCAGCAGACATACAAGGCTTGGCGGAGATGTACGCGGAAGACGCTGTTAATGAGCAGGCCGTTCTTGCTGAACCTTTGGTAGGCCGCTCGGCAATCCGCAAATTGCTTGAGGTCGATTTCGCTCGAGCAAAGATGGTGTGTATCGAAGAGCGTATCTATGAGTGCGGAGATACTGCGATTCTTCAATGGCGAGACCCACTCGGTTTGAAAGGTTGCGGGTTCTTCCAGTTTAGGGATGAAAAAATCTGCCATCAGAAGGGATATTTTGATCAACTATCGTTCTTTAAAGCGCAGGGTTTACCGGTTCCGCATGACTATCTCAATTCCTAAGCACAACGCAACACACAACAACAAAGAGCAGCAGCAAATTAAAATTGTCGGCTAAATGTGGATAGGAATGCTGGGCTTACTAGCCCAGCCTACGAGTTACGCCGCACACCCATTTACTTTCAAACATAGTTGTCAACCACAAGGAGTAAGACCATGAAAATTTCGGTAGAAACCATCGTCAAAGCGCCCATCGCCAAAGTCTGGAGCGCTTACACCACGCCGGACGACATCAAGCAATGGAATGCGGCTTCTGATGATTGGCACACGACCCAAGCCAGCGTCGATTTGCGTGCCGGTGGGGCGTTTTCATCGCGCATGGAGGCCAAAGACGGTAGCTTCGGTTTTGACTTCGCAGGTACCTATACCAAGATCGTGCCTCACGAGCTAATCGAGTATACCTTCGGCGACCGTACTGGGGTAGTCGAATTCATAGAGAACGAACTTGGCGTCAAGCTACGCGTCAGCTTCGACGCCGAAACCGAGCATCTGGTGGAACAACAACGTCAAGGATGGCAAGCTATCTTAGATAATTTTGCCAGACACGTTGAAGCCAAACAACCCGGTAGGCTGGGTTAAAGCTTCATCAACCCAGCATGCACATGGCAACAAAG
This genomic interval carries:
- a CDS encoding transporter substrate-binding domain-containing protein produces the protein MPRLLKMLDAGELDLPILLLVKNPEREAKYFFPAQSLYQARAGLAVAASSKVTVLPSADALQGMRIGIFLGQYLSPSMRQAGLNLELVGGGQDMFVRNFKKLMLGRLDAVYAPDTFVLRYEAKVSGVAAAIRIVELPEPATPGYTVFNKKDAANLGARYEKALEAVIKERGDYVSAFLRF
- a CDS encoding ABC transporter ATP-binding protein; this encodes MLEIRQVVKTYGKNAPAVDHVSLSLTQGVVGLIGHNGAGKTSLMQMIATLTRPSSGQILFQGVDIVKNPNAIRQRLGYLPQDFGVYANLSALEFLQYFAALKGVRNPARLLQLLEMLNLHEHAHKPASTFSGGMRRRLGIAQALINDPDILIVDEPTAGLDPEERLRFRNLLAELGFKKLVIMSTHIVSDVASIASELAIMRQGKLIAHQSPDVFLQQARGQIWSAQVAHSDFEALSARVNVLQAQRSGSSVNLRIAHPHSPCADAALAEPSLEEALMAQRYASLEQAA
- a CDS encoding DUF2892 domain-containing protein; amino-acid sequence: MLYAKNLPAWERLARIIASALAVAASFYFFSGNTALLLAASAVGFALTGLVGFCPMCAMAGRRITKDQ
- a CDS encoding RNA polymerase sigma factor, whose translation is MKLSEQNLGLLTAAKIGDPSALNHVLILCQPDIRRYAQRHCAISDVDDAVQESLLILSRKIGTVQALAAFSGWLFKVVARECRRLGRKMLRYDPYEEEKLESWLNTRSTDQLRLELIQALESLPQDYREIILLRDFEELTIGEIAQHLGLTPGASKSRLHRARLLAREYLLGSQ
- a CDS encoding ubiquinone/menaquinone biosynthesis methyltransferase, producing the protein MSTDDTAAQQNAAEFAWQNDDVFGRIAARYDQLCDVFSFGIHRLWKRRVARRIANEEWRTLLDGATGTGDIILRVLADASTQGRTVIASDVSTKMLAIAEQRLRSFQDTLSLRLLDAENMPSIPTDSIDAYSISLGLKICNRHLAIQEALRVLTPGGRLIVLEASNIRWKLLHRAYLTYMAVCMPALGWLASGGDASAYSYLLQGVRDFPSAEQFAQELLNHGFEEVEFERLSLGIVAIHSARKPRKRP
- a CDS encoding nuclear transport factor 2 family protein; its protein translation is MTPTELMREWVARFNAADIQGLAEMYAEDAVNEQAVLAEPLVGRSAIRKLLEVDFARAKMVCIEERIYECGDTAILQWRDPLGLKGCGFFQFRDEKICHQKGYFDQLSFFKAQGLPVPHDYLNS
- a CDS encoding ATPase, translating into MKISVETIVKAPIAKVWSAYTTPDDIKQWNAASDDWHTTQASVDLRAGGAFSSRMEAKDGSFGFDFAGTYTKIVPHELIEYTFGDRTGVVEFIENELGVKLRVSFDAETEHLVEQQRQGWQAILDNFARHVEAKQPGRLG